Proteins encoded by one window of Nasonia vitripennis strain AsymCx chromosome 5, Nvit_psr_1.1, whole genome shotgun sequence:
- the LOC100120794 gene encoding uncharacterized protein LOC100120794, with protein sequence MKSKIIKPMNIIKNDKNYRNFLKSIMKLRPSEEFLKRGLTETEVEEIVRPFYKTLTEVRLAGYTVWVQSNKLNIVKDIKRLKKNSSRVIAPDNALKAETFDNFVKAIKELKKSGLKYAMERYDEIAKKVYGDLKRSMYVRQYIKKNLRDLRKSIIVTDENESDSKDDNVSVHSMDSNDSRSQSSRLSQKIVEGFSNNARHSTPKRSRISPDTMEVDTDTLPQIHSKGVDAESKKGNDSGFNTNPTSSGIMTDISARSEQADGDHEQVETDLSTNGVQKKSETGPSFEVSSDAIAEDCSDDHHIPTADRAEAVSANQIRSNRDAHKRSSISKISKKTPKRFVQDEIKSPSDSGKITSSRNKRFKSATNEFAASPRSAEKNSYAYPDTSSANIRGNDDSERSDNFIALIRIDTNSLARVRKSSMSTDHDDFVTADECHPQVLNKENSGRDSGGSSSS encoded by the exons aaattttttgaaatcgaTCATGAAACTCAGACCGAGCGAAGAATTTTTGAAACGTGGGTTAACTGAAACAGAAGTTGAAGAAATTGTGAGGCCTTTCTACAAAACTCTTACTGAAGTACGCTTGGCTGGTTACACCGTTTGGGTGCAGAGTAACAAACTAAACATTGTAAAGGATATTAAGAGACTAAAAAAGAATTCATCGAGAGTTATTGCACCCGACAATGCTCTCAAGGCTGAGACATTTGATAATTTCGTTAAAGCGATCAAAGAACTTAAAAAGAGTGGCTTGAA GTACGCCATGGAACGTTATGATGAAATCGCTAAAAAGGTATACGGAGATCTAAAGAGATCAATGTACGTGAGACAGtacattaagaaaaatttaagGGATCTCAGAAAGAGTATAATCGTAACTGATGAAAATGAAAGTGACAGCAAAGACGATAATGTCTCAGTACATTCAATGGACTCTAATGATAGCCGTAGCCAAAGTAGCCGTTTAAgtcaaaaaattgttgaagGCTTTTCCAATAATGCAAGGCATTCCACGCCAAAAAGATCCCGAATTTCACCCGACACCATGGAGGTCGACACGGACACGTTACCGCAAATTCATAGTAAAGGTGTTGATGCTGAAAGTAAAAAAGGAAATGATAGCGGTTTCAACACGAATCCGACATCGTCTGGAATTATGACGGATATCTCAGCCAGAAGCGAACAGG CTGACGGTGATCATGAACAAGTCGAGACTGATTTGTCGACGAATGGTGTCCAAAAGAAAAGTGAGACTGGACCATCATTCGAAGTCTCATCAGATGCTATCGCAGAAG ATTGCAGCGACGACCACCACATTCCTACAGCAGATAGAGCAGAAGCTGTTTCAGCCAACCAAATCCGCAGCAATCGTGATGCCCATAAAAGGAGTAGCATCAGTAAAATATCTAAAAAGACGCCAAAACGATTTGTCCAAGATGAAATTAAAA GTCCTAGCGATAGCGGCAAAATCACAAGTTCTAGAAATAAACGCTTTAAGTCAGCAactaatgaattcgctgcctCACCAAGGAGTGCTGAGAAGAATTCATACGCATACCCTGACACGTCATCTGCTAACATACGAG gTAACGATGATAGCGAACGCAGTGACAATTTCATTGCTTTGATTCGTATAGACACGAACTCATTAGCAAGAGTACGAAAAAGTTCTATGAGTACTGATCATGATGACTTCGTTACAGCAGATGAGTGTCACCCCCAAGTATTGAACAAAGAGAATTCAGGCCGAGATTCGGGGGGCAGCAGTTCTAGTTAG
- the LOC107982069 gene encoding uncharacterized protein LOC107982069 — translation MGNQHFKRGKDGDDIISRKSLEVVKDVISLLKQHSREEGLFRRSGRQILRQQILQSLKKGEKLQVPNSPDTAKECAAALQLYLAQMKSPVIPTRVQQLLIAENPGITAHTIARDALGIIRQDVMGRHSELLVDLLGLLNHLLLCSPASERTELQAPTLVSTFLPVFFNLASDDVTKWRQVAARLNELVMEAPKHLYKMKNSCATDLELSSETNAFVRLRELSLFYPIVRLVENNRNNYQQFGETRALARAIRRPLVGRLHPVIIRTRA, via the exons ATGGGTAACCAGCACTTCAAAAG GGGAAAAGACGGTGACGATATCATATCAAGAAAATCGCTGGAAGTGGTGAAAGATGTAATTTCTCTATTGAAGCAAC ATTCAAGGGAGGAAGGACTGTTTCGTCGATCTGGTCGACAAATTCTACGACAGCAGATTCTTCAGTCTTTGAAGAAAGGGGAAAAGCTTCAGGTCCCGAACTCTCCCGATACGGCGAAGGAATGCGCAGCAGCGCTGCAGTTGTACTTGGCGCAGATGAAGTCGCCTGTCATTCCTACGAGAGTACAGCAATTACTTATCG cTGAGAATCCAGGAATAACGGCTCACACCATAGCCCGAGATGCGCTGGGCATAATCCGCCAAGACGTCATGGGGCGTCACAGTGAGCTTCTGGTCGACCTCCTAGGACTTCTCAACCACCTGTTGCTGTGTTCGCCAGCATCCGAACGCACCGAATTGCAGGCGCCAACTTTGGTCTCCACATTCTTACCGGTTTTCTTCAATTTAGCA TCCGACGATGTGACAAAGTGGCGCCAAGTCGCTGCGAGACTCAACGAACTCGTGATGGAAGCTCCCAAGCATTTGTACAAGATGAAAAATTCGTGCGCGACCGATCTCGAGCTTTCGAGCGAAACCAACGCGTTCGTCAGACTACGAGAATTGTCGCTGTTTTATCCGATTGTGAGGCTGGTCGAGAATAATAGGAACAACT ATCAGCAATTTGGAGAAACGCGAGCTTTGGCTCGCGCGATTCGTCGACCGCTGGTTGGAAGACTTCACCCTGTTATCATAAGGACGAGAGCGTGA
- the LOC103318011 gene encoding atrophin-1-like: MHHNNRLREKNRRVSGKRRIGPLSINFKKPPGRAIGISVLQRREPVTVTQFVMRLLNSVTLLLVLLGVALAVPTKKRIAKKSISNSLAPRALEPVDQSLDEPAKLSDAALMEIAGENVDRAKKSTKFCVEIRDDKPTQVDCDEIKNRPILPPPPPPVPEPQEPAPPPPPAPAPVPQQQPEEYKFQVPCEPEIAPFYVDPPGEIVYAATGNCAQHAPALLHVPSNNPLYTIPAGGVSGTPNINTLHLPTGSFPAGGAPGSSGPSINVLHLPTGSLPSTGYGVAPTIHINPSAGAGSSGPTVIPLHTTGGAGTASGHTPSVIHLIRPSPLQHGITHGGLSLHGHGGLPLHGHGGLPLHGAQQTPSVECTCRSTSSGSLAKSANGSPSSNEALALKFLQDIQRNAQSSGSPSPMMVQVGPGQPGSPMMMMSSGPGSPVMAGKSDMRYMPPMSNVNQHQVVFQQQGTSMNGMGDIGMHGYPTLMPGYPTALLSGMYPVSILRSNADCLQDSSSNAAQMMPQVVRLSREEAGQEQAKQKTEEKPEEAIPSPGDIVEAILSGEADKADKNSRIARFLAEKDAESNSVLEEK; the protein is encoded by the exons ATGCATCATAACAACCGCTTGCGCGAAAAGAATCGTCGCGTCAGCGGCAAACGAAGAATCGGCCCGCTCTCGATTAACTTTAAAAAGCCTCCGGGCCGAGCAATCGGTATCAGTGTTCTCCAGCGTCGAGAACCAGTCACAGTAACACAGTTCGTCATGCGTCTGCTTAACTCAGTCACGCTTCTGCTGGTTCTCCTGGGCGTCGCCCTGGCGGTGCCCACCAAGAAGAGGATCGCAAAGAAGTCGATCTCCAACAGCCTGGCACCCAGAGCCCTCGAGCCCGTCGACCAGAGCCTTGATGAACCGGCCAAGCTGAGCGACGCGGCCCTCATGGAGATCGCCGGTGAGAACGTCGACAGAGCCAAGAAGTCCACCAAGTTCTGCGTGGAGATTCGCGACGACAAGCCGACCCAGGTGGACTGCGACGAGATCAAGAATCGGCCGATCCTACCTCCACCGCCACCACCGGTACCAGAGCCTCAGGAACCGGCACCACCTCCACCACCGGCACCAGCGCCCgtcccgcagcagcagcccgagGAATACAAGTTCCAGGTTCCCTGCGAGCCAGAAATAGCTCCTTTCTACGTTGATCCACCAGGAGAGATCGTGTACGCTGCGACCGGCAACTGCGCTCAACACGCGCCGGCTCTCCTTCACGTGCCATCCAACAACCCGCTCTACACGATACCAGCTGGTGGAGTCTCTGGTACGCCGAACATCAACACTCTCCACCTGCCGACCGGATCCTTCCCAGCCGGTGGTGCCCCAGGATCCTCCGGTCCGTCCATCAACGTTCTCCACTTGCCCACTGGATCTCTTCCGAGCACTGGATACGGAGTCGCGCCCACCATCCACATCAACCCATCAGCTGGCGCCGGTTCCTCCGGTCCAACGGTGATCCCACTGCACACCACAGGTGGAGCCGGAACCGCTTCAGGACACACCCCGTCCGTCATCCACCTGATTCGACCATCGCCACTCCAGCACGGAATCACCCATGGAGGTCTGTCGCTGCACGGACACGGAGGTCTGCCGCTTCACGGACACGGAGGTCTGCCGCTTCACGGAGCCCAGCAAACCCCATCGGTCGAGTGCACCTGCAGGAGTACTTCATCCGGAAGTCTCGCCAAGTCCGCCAACGGATCTCCGTCGAGCAACGAAGCCCTGGCCCTCAAGTTCCTCCAGGATATCCAGAGGAATGCACAGTCTAGTGGCTCTCCTAGCCCAATGATGGTCCAG GTGGGACCAGGACAACCAGGAAGCCCCATGATGATGATGTCCTCTGGTCCCGGCAGCCCAGTGATGGCAGGCAAATCG GACATGCGCTACATGCCCCCGATGTCGAACGTCAATCAGCATCAGGTCGTCTTCCAGCAGCAAGGAACTTCGATGAACGGAATGGGCGATATCGGTATGCACGGATACCCCACGCTGATGCCTGGCTACCCGACGGCGCTGCTCAGCGGCATGTATCCCGTCAGTATACTTCGCAGCAACGCCGACTGTCTGCAGGACAGCTCCAGCAACGCGGCCCAGATGATGCCGCAGGTGGTGAGGCTCAGCCGCGAGGAGGCTGGACAGGAACAAGCGAAGCAGAAGACTGAGGAGAAGCCCGAGGAGGCGATACCGTCGCCGGGCGACATCGTCGAGGCCATCCTGAGCGGCGAGGCCGACAAGGCAGACAAGAACTCGAGGATCGCGAGGTTCTTGGCGGAGAAGGACGCCGAGAGCAACAGTGTGCTCGAAGAGAAGTGA
- the LOC100120748 gene encoding neuropeptide CCHamide-1 receptor isoform X1, translating to MAYGTTILPEELLLQHQNTGNDSFAECLNATSGCSAEENYVPYGDRPETYIVPIVFACILVVGVMGNGLLMLTICRHSNMRNVPNTYVLSLAIGDLLVILTCVPFTFTVYVLDSWPFGLMLCKVSECAKDISIGVSVFTLTALSADRFFAIVDPMRKLHATGGGKRATRFTMVVATLIWLLAIFCAIPASFSYIRVFRVNKNVTFLTCYPFPEEFGPNYPRTVLICRFCIFYVFPLSIIAVFYMLMARHLVQSTRNIPGEMQGQVKQIKARKKVAKMVMAFVAVFAICFFPQHVFMLWFYLHPSAQDDYNAFWHYFRILGFCLAFMNSCINPIALYCVSGTFRKYFNRYLMCCCCCASARRRSSISGSNRRNQSFSFTTSRRHTSSRRGQQSVIHMPTWQTTGNFTDARGRCTTQEQETTVTVFQNGLEQRI from the exons ATGGCGTACGGGACGACGATTCTACCGGAGGAGTTGCTCCTCCAGCACCAAAACACCGGCAACGACAGCTTCGCCGAATGCTTGAACGCGACCTCGGGCTGTAGCGCCGAGGAGAACTACGTTCCCTACGGCGACCGACCGGAGACCTACATAGTGCCCATAGTCTTCGCCTGTATTCTCGTCGTCGGCGTCATGGGCAACGGACTCCTCATGCTCACCATCTGCCGTCACTCCAACATGAGAAATGTGCCCAACACTTACGTCCTGTCCCTCGCCATCGGTGACCTGCTC GTGATACTCACGTGCGTCCCGTTCACCTTCACCGTCTACGTACTGGACTCGTGGCCCTTTGGACTGATGCTGTGCAAGGTATCCGAGTGCGCGAAGGACATCTCGATCGGCGTCTCGGTCTTCACGCTGACGGCTCTATCAGCCGATCGGTTCTTCGCTATCGTCGATCCCATGAGGAAGCTCCACGCTACAG GTGGCGGCAAACGAGCGACAAGATTCACGATGGTGGTGGCGACACTGATATGGCTCCTGGCGATATTTTGCGCCATACCAGCCTCATTTTCCTACATCCGCGTGTTCAGGGTCAACAAGAACGTCACGTTCCTG ACCTGTTATCCCTTTCCGGAGGAGTTTGGCCCGAACTATCCGAGAACTGTCCTTATCTGTCGCTTCTGCATCTTCTACGTCTTCCCGCTGAGCATCATAGCCGTTTTCTACATGCTAATGGCGAGGCACCTGGTGCAGAGCACGAGGAACATACCCGGCGAGATGCAGGGCCAG GTGAAGCAGATAAAGGCGCGCAAGAAGGTGGCTAAAATGGTGATGGCCTTCGTGGCCGTGTTCGCGATCTGCTTCTTCCCGCAACACGTGTTCATGCTCTGGTTCTACCTGCACCCGAGCGCTCAGGACGATTACAACGCGTTCTGGCACTACTTCCGCATCCTTGGCTTCTGCCTGGCCTTCATGAACAGCTGCATCAATCCCATCGCGCTCTACTGCGTCAGTGGCACGTTCCGCAAGTACTTCAACAG GTACCTgatgtgctgctgctgctgcgcatCGGCCCGCAGGCGATCGTCCATTTCCGGCTCGAATCGACGAAACCAGAGCTTCTCGTTCACAACGTCGCGCAGACATACGAGCTCTCGACGCGGTCAGCAGAGTGTCATTCACATGCCCACCTGGCAGACGACGGGCAACTTCACCGATGCCAGAGGACGCTGCACCACCCAGGAACAGGAGACGACCGTCACGGTCTTTCAGAATGGCCTGGAACAACGGATATGA
- the LOC100120748 gene encoding neuropeptide CCHamide-1 receptor isoform X2 yields MAYGTTILPEELLLQHQNTGNDSFAECLNATSGCSAEENYVPYGDRPETYIVPIVFACILVVGVMGNGLLMLTICRHSNMRNVPNTYVLSLAIGDLLVILTCVPFTFTVYVLDSWPFGLMLCKVSECAKDISIGVSVFTLTALSADRFFAIVDPMRKLHATGGGKRATRFTMVVATLIWLLAIFCAIPASFSYIRVFRVNKNVTFLTCYPFPEEFGPNYPRTVLICRFCIFYVFPLSIIAVFYMLMARHLVQSTRNIPGEMQGQVKQIKARKKVAKMVMAFVAVFAICFFPQHVFMLWFYLHPSAQDDYNAFWHYFRILGFCLAFMNSCINPIALYCVSGTFRKYFNSFFV; encoded by the exons ATGGCGTACGGGACGACGATTCTACCGGAGGAGTTGCTCCTCCAGCACCAAAACACCGGCAACGACAGCTTCGCCGAATGCTTGAACGCGACCTCGGGCTGTAGCGCCGAGGAGAACTACGTTCCCTACGGCGACCGACCGGAGACCTACATAGTGCCCATAGTCTTCGCCTGTATTCTCGTCGTCGGCGTCATGGGCAACGGACTCCTCATGCTCACCATCTGCCGTCACTCCAACATGAGAAATGTGCCCAACACTTACGTCCTGTCCCTCGCCATCGGTGACCTGCTC GTGATACTCACGTGCGTCCCGTTCACCTTCACCGTCTACGTACTGGACTCGTGGCCCTTTGGACTGATGCTGTGCAAGGTATCCGAGTGCGCGAAGGACATCTCGATCGGCGTCTCGGTCTTCACGCTGACGGCTCTATCAGCCGATCGGTTCTTCGCTATCGTCGATCCCATGAGGAAGCTCCACGCTACAG GTGGCGGCAAACGAGCGACAAGATTCACGATGGTGGTGGCGACACTGATATGGCTCCTGGCGATATTTTGCGCCATACCAGCCTCATTTTCCTACATCCGCGTGTTCAGGGTCAACAAGAACGTCACGTTCCTG ACCTGTTATCCCTTTCCGGAGGAGTTTGGCCCGAACTATCCGAGAACTGTCCTTATCTGTCGCTTCTGCATCTTCTACGTCTTCCCGCTGAGCATCATAGCCGTTTTCTACATGCTAATGGCGAGGCACCTGGTGCAGAGCACGAGGAACATACCCGGCGAGATGCAGGGCCAG GTGAAGCAGATAAAGGCGCGCAAGAAGGTGGCTAAAATGGTGATGGCCTTCGTGGCCGTGTTCGCGATCTGCTTCTTCCCGCAACACGTGTTCATGCTCTGGTTCTACCTGCACCCGAGCGCTCAGGACGATTACAACGCGTTCTGGCACTACTTCCGCATCCTTGGCTTCTGCCTGGCCTTCATGAACAGCTGCATCAATCCCATCGCGCTCTACTGCGTCAGTGGCACGTTCCGCAAGTACTTCAACAG TTTTTTTGTCTAA
- the LOC100120748 gene encoding neuropeptide CCHamide-1 receptor isoform X3, with amino-acid sequence MAYGTTILPEELLLQHQNTGNDSFAECLNATSGCSAEENYVPYGDRPETYIVPIVFACILVVGVMGNGLLMLTICRHSNMRNVPNTYVLSLAIGDLLVILTCVPFTFTVYVLDSWPFGLMLCKVSECAKDISIGVSVFTLTALSADRFFAIVDPMRKLHATGGGKRATRFTMVVATLIWLLAIFCAIPASFSYIRVFRVNKNVTFLTCYPFPEEFGPNYPRTVLICRFCIFYVFPLSIIAVFYMLMARHLVQSTRNIPGEMQGQVKQIKARKKVAKMVMAFVAVFAICFFPQHVFMLWFYLHPSAQDDYNAFWHYFRILGFCLAFMNSCINPIALYCVSGTFRKYFNR; translated from the exons ATGGCGTACGGGACGACGATTCTACCGGAGGAGTTGCTCCTCCAGCACCAAAACACCGGCAACGACAGCTTCGCCGAATGCTTGAACGCGACCTCGGGCTGTAGCGCCGAGGAGAACTACGTTCCCTACGGCGACCGACCGGAGACCTACATAGTGCCCATAGTCTTCGCCTGTATTCTCGTCGTCGGCGTCATGGGCAACGGACTCCTCATGCTCACCATCTGCCGTCACTCCAACATGAGAAATGTGCCCAACACTTACGTCCTGTCCCTCGCCATCGGTGACCTGCTC GTGATACTCACGTGCGTCCCGTTCACCTTCACCGTCTACGTACTGGACTCGTGGCCCTTTGGACTGATGCTGTGCAAGGTATCCGAGTGCGCGAAGGACATCTCGATCGGCGTCTCGGTCTTCACGCTGACGGCTCTATCAGCCGATCGGTTCTTCGCTATCGTCGATCCCATGAGGAAGCTCCACGCTACAG GTGGCGGCAAACGAGCGACAAGATTCACGATGGTGGTGGCGACACTGATATGGCTCCTGGCGATATTTTGCGCCATACCAGCCTCATTTTCCTACATCCGCGTGTTCAGGGTCAACAAGAACGTCACGTTCCTG ACCTGTTATCCCTTTCCGGAGGAGTTTGGCCCGAACTATCCGAGAACTGTCCTTATCTGTCGCTTCTGCATCTTCTACGTCTTCCCGCTGAGCATCATAGCCGTTTTCTACATGCTAATGGCGAGGCACCTGGTGCAGAGCACGAGGAACATACCCGGCGAGATGCAGGGCCAG GTGAAGCAGATAAAGGCGCGCAAGAAGGTGGCTAAAATGGTGATGGCCTTCGTGGCCGTGTTCGCGATCTGCTTCTTCCCGCAACACGTGTTCATGCTCTGGTTCTACCTGCACCCGAGCGCTCAGGACGATTACAACGCGTTCTGGCACTACTTCCGCATCCTTGGCTTCTGCCTGGCCTTCATGAACAGCTGCATCAATCCCATCGCGCTCTACTGCGTCAGTGGCACGTTCCGCAAGTACTTCAACAGGTAA